One window of Chamaesiphon minutus PCC 6605 genomic DNA carries:
- the minC gene encoding septum site-determining protein MinC, whose amino-acid sequence MNADSSSTLSILNTQGKADPEPVKPSEQPKLQIRLKNEDGVVKLILPTVAETSASASWSDLWEQLQQRLQAGKRFWQPLSVVHLIAQDRLLDARQLQSISDALTDVALQLQLVATSRRQTAVAAATAGYCVTQQSTIAPLFPQPIEDAPPLIAEPLYLQMTVRSGIDIRHQGTVIIMGDVNPGGEIYAAGDIIVWGRLRGIAHAGYPNNPQCLIMALQMEPTQLRIADRVARAPETPPPQFDPEIAYVTPQGIRIARAVDIRTTPYLRELALPGSKRSEDT is encoded by the coding sequence ATGAATGCTGATTCCTCCTCTACTTTGTCGATATTGAATACTCAGGGAAAAGCAGATCCCGAGCCAGTTAAACCATCGGAACAACCTAAATTACAAATTCGACTCAAAAATGAAGATGGAGTGGTGAAGTTAATTTTGCCTACAGTCGCAGAAACATCTGCTTCTGCCAGTTGGAGCGACTTATGGGAGCAGTTGCAACAAAGACTTCAAGCTGGCAAAAGATTTTGGCAACCATTATCAGTAGTCCACTTGATCGCTCAAGATCGACTGCTAGATGCCAGACAATTACAGAGCATCAGCGATGCTCTAACTGATGTCGCGCTCCAGCTCCAACTCGTCGCTACCAGTCGTCGCCAAACTGCCGTAGCCGCTGCTACAGCAGGCTATTGTGTGACGCAGCAATCGACTATTGCTCCATTATTCCCACAACCGATCGAAGATGCACCACCGTTAATTGCCGAGCCACTTTACTTACAAATGACAGTAAGATCGGGAATAGATATTCGCCACCAAGGCACCGTAATCATTATGGGCGATGTCAATCCGGGCGGCGAAATTTACGCCGCTGGCGATATTATTGTGTGGGGCAGGTTGAGAGGGATCGCCCATGCTGGCTATCCCAACAATCCTCAATGCTTGATTATGGCACTCCAAATGGAGCCAACGCAGTTAAGAATTGCTGACCGAGTCGCACGCGCACCAGAAACCCCGCCGCCACAATTTGACCCAGAAATTGCTTATGTTACACCTCAAGGCATTCGGATCGCTCGCGCGGTCGATATCAGAACAACTCCGTATCTGCGCGAACTAGCTCTGCCAGGATCGAAACGATCTGAAGATACCTGA
- the minD gene encoding septum site-determining protein MinD translates to MTRIIVVTSGKGGVGKTTVTANLGMTLAKMGHRVALVDGDFGLRNLDLLLGLENRVVYTAVEVLAGECRLDQALVRDKRQPGLVLLPATQNRKAEMITPNHMKWMIGELAPQFDFVLIDSPAGIEMGFKNAIAAAQEALIVTTPEISAVRDADRVIGLLEASNITPARLIVNRLRPAMVEASEMMSVEDVSEILAVQLIGVVPEDERVITSTNRGEPLVLESNSGSRAALAFENIAHRLCGEKTPYLDLNVDRDNLFKRLRKIFAK, encoded by the coding sequence ATGACGCGTATTATTGTAGTTACTTCCGGCAAAGGCGGAGTGGGTAAAACCACTGTGACGGCCAACTTAGGTATGACGCTAGCCAAGATGGGGCACCGAGTCGCTCTCGTCGATGGCGACTTTGGGCTGCGAAATCTCGATCTATTATTAGGATTAGAAAATCGCGTAGTCTATACCGCAGTCGAAGTTCTCGCAGGCGAATGTCGTCTCGATCAAGCATTAGTCAGAGATAAACGGCAACCAGGATTGGTATTACTACCTGCTACCCAAAATCGCAAAGCAGAGATGATTACCCCCAATCACATGAAATGGATGATCGGCGAACTCGCGCCGCAGTTTGACTTCGTGTTGATCGATAGCCCTGCGGGTATTGAAATGGGCTTTAAAAATGCGATCGCTGCCGCTCAAGAAGCTTTGATCGTGACTACGCCAGAAATTTCTGCCGTCCGCGATGCCGATCGTGTGATTGGCTTGCTCGAAGCTAGTAATATTACCCCCGCCAGACTGATCGTCAATCGGTTGCGCCCTGCCATGGTAGAAGCTAGTGAAATGATGTCTGTCGAAGATGTCAGCGAAATTCTCGCGGTACAATTAATCGGCGTCGTACCCGAAGACGAACGAGTAATCACCTCTACCAATCGCGGCGAACCTCTCGTCTTAGAGAGCAATAGTGGCTCTCGTGCCGCTTTAGCATTTGAAAATATCGCCCATCGTCTGTGCGGCGAAAAAACCCCCTACCTCGATTTAAATGTCGATCGTGATAATTTGTTCAAACGGTTACGTAAAATCTTCGCGAAATAG
- a CDS encoding ABC transporter permease, which translates to MSLIRIWAVASNVFREVMRERIFLTIGFYAILMLAAWQLLPAISGAAQDKILTDFGTASSSLLGVVIAIFVGTNLINKEIEKRTVFTIVTKPISSIEFILGKHLGLSAVLAILVAGMTAIYLFVLSLSQINYQLVPLLLSSLFLFLELCLIAAASLLFGVFTSSILAILLTFSLYIVGHLSEGMVKLAGVTKNPGFQQLTDNLYLILPDLSRLDLKNDAVYGVLPPTDMLFVNAGYALVYTAALLIATTVIFSRRQF; encoded by the coding sequence ATGAGTTTAATTCGGATTTGGGCTGTAGCTAGCAACGTATTTCGAGAAGTAATGCGCGAGCGGATCTTTTTAACGATTGGCTTCTACGCAATTCTCATGCTTGCCGCTTGGCAGCTACTACCAGCAATTTCTGGTGCCGCCCAAGATAAAATTCTGACTGATTTTGGAACTGCTAGTTCTAGTTTACTAGGAGTTGTTATCGCAATTTTTGTCGGTACGAATCTGATTAACAAAGAAATCGAGAAGCGGACTGTCTTCACGATCGTCACCAAACCAATTAGCAGCATTGAATTTATTCTCGGCAAACATTTAGGGTTGTCTGCCGTGCTGGCAATTTTAGTAGCGGGAATGACTGCTATTTATTTGTTTGTTCTGAGTCTTTCGCAGATTAATTACCAGTTAGTGCCGTTATTGCTCTCTTCACTATTTTTATTTTTAGAACTGTGTTTGATAGCAGCAGCATCGCTATTATTTGGCGTATTTACTAGCTCGATCTTGGCCATCTTACTCACATTTTCTCTATACATAGTCGGACATTTGAGCGAAGGGATGGTGAAATTGGCAGGTGTGACCAAAAATCCTGGATTTCAACAATTAACCGATAACTTATATCTAATCTTACCGGATTTATCGAGACTCGATCTCAAGAATGATGCAGTCTACGGTGTGCTCCCGCCAACGGATATGTTGTTCGTTAATGCTGGGTATGCCTTAGTATATACAGCCGCATTATTGATTGCTACAACGGTAATTTTTTCGCGCCGACAGTTCTGA